A genomic segment from Acidobacteriota bacterium encodes:
- a CDS encoding MBL fold metallo-hydrolase: MLFRQIRDPKLSQYAYLVGCQRTGEALIIDPQRDVDRYLTLAEEEGLDLVAAAETHIHADFLSGARELAEAHGVKLYLSAEGGPDWQYEWARHGDYDLHLLRDGDTFEIGQIQIQALHTPGHTPEHLSFLVTDRGGGVQEPMGIATGDFVFVGDLGRPDLLETAAGQAGQQEPSARTLYQSVKSFLHLPDYLQLWPGHGAGSACGKALGAVPFSTVGYEKRFNASIDASRQSEDHFVDQILEGQPEPPLYFATMKRLNREGPPVLMGLPRPPRLSPTEVAAALLDGVVVVDTRSDRRRFMEHHLVGSLYAPLDNTFPTIAGSYLRPEDDILLVVDPESADEALRDLVRIGFDRVVGYAPPEVLNHPTLAGHRQEIPIIAFPRVAELVDGDEAVPLDVRSAAEHAAGSFRRSLNIPHTRLLDRLQEVPKDREVLTYCASGARAAAASALLQRSGRKVRYVDDDFAHWHGARRPA, encoded by the coding sequence ATGCTCTTTCGCCAGATCCGCGACCCCAAGCTTTCCCAATACGCCTACCTGGTGGGCTGCCAGCGCACCGGTGAAGCGTTGATCATCGACCCCCAACGGGATGTGGACCGCTACCTGACGCTGGCGGAGGAGGAAGGCCTGGACCTGGTGGCGGCGGCGGAGACCCACATCCACGCCGACTTCCTCTCCGGAGCCCGGGAGCTGGCGGAGGCTCACGGGGTCAAGCTCTACCTCTCCGCCGAGGGCGGCCCGGACTGGCAATACGAATGGGCCCGCCACGGCGACTACGACCTGCACCTGCTGCGGGACGGCGACACCTTCGAGATCGGCCAGATCCAAATCCAGGCGCTGCACACCCCCGGCCACACCCCGGAGCATCTGAGCTTCCTGGTCACCGACCGTGGCGGCGGCGTTCAGGAGCCCATGGGCATCGCCACCGGTGACTTCGTCTTCGTCGGCGACCTGGGGCGGCCGGACCTGCTGGAAACCGCCGCCGGCCAGGCGGGGCAGCAAGAGCCCTCCGCCCGCACCCTCTACCAAAGCGTCAAGAGCTTCCTGCATCTGCCGGACTATCTCCAGCTGTGGCCCGGCCACGGCGCCGGCAGCGCCTGCGGCAAAGCCCTGGGAGCGGTGCCCTTCTCCACCGTCGGCTACGAGAAGCGCTTCAACGCCTCCATCGACGCCTCCCGGCAGAGCGAGGACCATTTCGTCGATCAGATCCTCGAAGGCCAGCCCGAGCCGCCCCTCTACTTCGCCACCATGAAGCGCCTCAACCGGGAGGGGCCGCCGGTGCTCATGGGGCTCCCGCGGCCGCCTCGCCTCTCCCCCACGGAGGTCGCGGCGGCGCTCCTCGACGGCGTGGTGGTGGTGGACACCCGCAGCGACCGCCGGCGCTTCATGGAACACCACCTGGTGGGCTCCCTCTACGCGCCCCTGGACAACACCTTCCCCACCATCGCCGGCTCCTACCTGCGGCCGGAGGACGACATCCTGCTGGTAGTGGATCCGGAATCGGCGGACGAGGCGCTGCGGGACCTGGTGCGCATTGGCTTCGACCGGGTGGTGGGCTACGCTCCCCCGGAGGTCCTCAACCACCCCACCCTGGCGGGCCATCGGCAGGAGATTCCCATCATCGCCTTCCCGCGGGTGGCGGAGCTGGTAGACGGCGACGAGGCCGTGCCGCTGGACGTGCGCAGCGCCGCCGAGCACGCCGCCGGCAGCTTCCGCCGCTCCCTCAACATCCCTCATACGCGCCTGCTGGATCGGCTTCAGGAGGTGCCCAAGGATCGGGAGGTCCTCACCTACTGCGCCTCCGGCGCCCGCGCCGCCGCCGCTAGCGCGCTGCTTCAACGCTCCGGCCGCAAGGTGCGCTATGTCGACGACGACTTCGCCCACTGGCACGGCGCTCGCCGGCCGGCCTGA
- a CDS encoding CusA/CzcA family heavy metal efflux RND transporter: MMHRLVELSLRHRLVVILFALLLAAAGLRSFLMLPIDAFPDVTNIQVTIISQAPTLSPLEVEQLVTYPLEQACTGLPHSTEVRSLSKFGLSMVTVVFEDGTDIYFARQLVLERMLSARDQLPDGAESGLGPISTGLGEVYQYTLESDQRDLMELRELQDWVLRPVLRTVPGTAGVDSFGGYVRQFQVVADPAALRRFDLTLGELADAVAANNGVAGGAYVERGGEQFVVRGDGWVRNLEDLGDTVVAYRDSVPVLLSQVAELQIGHELRQGAISRDGQGETVAGIVLMLRGASGREVVDGIRERLEAARASLPEDVEIVPFYDRSELVETALGTVQTALLQGAVLVTLVLLFFMGHVRSALLVTLQLPMAALATFVVMQAVGLSANLMTLSGLAIAIGMLGDGAIVLVENTVRLLAGGEDSPEGRTGAVRRSALEVLRPIFFGVAVIIVVFLPIASLQGMEGKMFAPLAYTISIALGCSLILSMTLIPALASLLLHKVPIFSTGRFRHPADYLRKLYRPQLRWALNHPRWVLAIAVVLVLGAAALAPTLGTEFLPVMDEGSVVVQPFQLPSVSLPQALDTVQRIESALMELPEVRHVVSRTGRSDISSDPMGVGESDVYAVLAPRSEWTTASTKDELVSAIRAKMEQIPGVDFGYTQPIQMRVDELLSGVKSQIAVKIFGDDLGELADLGERAAGLLGEVPGAADLKVEAVEGLGYLEIRLHRQRLARLGISVAQVQELIETAMGGRVVTTVPEGERRTDVVVRLPVDFTSRVENLRSLPLATPGGEQVRLSEVATIELADGPAQISREDGRRRVVVELNVVGRDIGGFVAEAQETLRQGLDLPVGYYTTWGGQFEQQQRAMARLQVMVPLALLLIFILLYLNFHAVRPAVLILVNIPLALVGGIVGLKLSGLYLSVSASVGFIALFGIAILNGLVMIEFFTKLEREGQSRWDAIVEGAELRLRPVMMTAATTALGLLPLVWASGVGSEVQRPLAVVVVSGVVTSTLLTLLVLPVLYHRFGGAEIAAAQVAEVHPPSPETADVYPSGLHAVAPIPDADSAESQGAGPEEAPAEDAPEAEAPPAAESTADSEAEPVAEDREPDPREERASGSGSR, from the coding sequence ATGATGCACCGTTTGGTCGAGCTTTCCCTGCGCCACCGCCTGGTGGTGATCCTCTTCGCCCTGCTGCTGGCAGCGGCGGGGCTGCGCTCCTTTCTGATGCTGCCCATCGACGCCTTTCCGGACGTCACCAACATTCAGGTGACGATCATCTCCCAGGCTCCCACCCTCTCGCCCCTGGAGGTGGAGCAGCTGGTGACCTACCCGCTGGAACAGGCGTGCACCGGGCTGCCCCACTCCACCGAGGTGCGCTCGCTATCCAAATTCGGGCTCTCCATGGTCACCGTCGTCTTCGAGGACGGCACCGACATCTACTTCGCCCGCCAGCTCGTCTTGGAACGCATGCTCTCCGCCCGGGACCAGCTCCCGGACGGCGCGGAGTCGGGCCTGGGCCCCATCTCCACCGGCCTCGGCGAGGTCTACCAATACACCCTGGAGAGCGACCAGCGAGATCTCATGGAGCTGCGGGAGCTCCAGGATTGGGTTCTGCGGCCGGTCCTGCGGACGGTGCCCGGCACCGCCGGGGTCGATAGCTTCGGCGGCTACGTGCGCCAATTCCAGGTGGTGGCGGATCCGGCGGCGCTCCGCCGCTTCGACCTCACCCTGGGGGAGCTGGCGGATGCGGTGGCGGCCAACAACGGCGTCGCCGGCGGCGCCTACGTGGAACGAGGCGGCGAGCAATTCGTCGTGCGCGGCGACGGCTGGGTGCGCAACCTGGAAGACCTGGGGGATACGGTGGTGGCCTACCGGGACTCGGTGCCGGTGCTGCTGAGCCAGGTGGCGGAGCTGCAGATCGGCCACGAGCTGCGCCAGGGCGCCATCTCCCGAGACGGCCAGGGCGAAACGGTAGCGGGCATCGTCCTGATGCTCCGCGGCGCCTCCGGCCGGGAGGTGGTGGACGGTATCCGGGAACGCCTGGAAGCCGCCCGCGCCAGCCTCCCGGAGGACGTCGAGATCGTCCCCTTCTACGACCGTAGCGAGCTGGTGGAGACCGCCCTCGGCACGGTGCAGACGGCGCTGCTCCAGGGAGCGGTGCTGGTCACCCTGGTGCTGCTCTTCTTCATGGGACACGTGCGCTCCGCCCTGCTGGTGACCCTGCAGCTGCCCATGGCCGCCCTGGCCACTTTCGTGGTGATGCAGGCGGTGGGGCTTTCCGCCAACCTCATGACCCTCTCCGGCCTGGCCATCGCCATCGGCATGTTGGGAGATGGGGCCATCGTGTTGGTGGAGAACACGGTCCGCCTGTTGGCGGGAGGGGAAGACTCTCCCGAAGGCCGTACCGGAGCGGTGCGGCGCTCGGCCCTGGAAGTGCTGCGGCCGATCTTCTTCGGCGTGGCGGTGATCATCGTCGTCTTCCTGCCCATCGCCTCGCTCCAGGGGATGGAGGGCAAGATGTTCGCTCCCCTGGCCTACACCATCTCCATCGCCCTGGGCTGCTCTCTGATCCTCTCCATGACCCTGATCCCGGCGCTGGCGTCGCTGCTGCTGCACAAGGTACCGATCTTCAGCACCGGCCGCTTCCGCCACCCGGCGGACTATCTGCGCAAGCTCTATCGTCCGCAGCTGCGCTGGGCCCTGAACCACCCCCGCTGGGTGTTGGCCATCGCCGTCGTCCTGGTCCTCGGGGCCGCCGCCCTGGCCCCCACCCTGGGCACCGAATTCCTGCCGGTGATGGACGAGGGCTCGGTGGTGGTCCAGCCCTTCCAGCTGCCGTCGGTCTCCCTACCCCAGGCGCTGGACACGGTGCAGCGCATCGAGAGCGCGCTGATGGAGTTGCCGGAGGTGCGCCACGTGGTCAGCCGCACCGGCCGCTCGGACATCTCATCGGATCCCATGGGGGTCGGCGAGAGCGACGTCTACGCGGTGTTGGCACCGCGCTCGGAGTGGACCACCGCCAGCACCAAGGACGAGCTGGTGAGCGCCATCCGAGCCAAAATGGAGCAAATCCCCGGCGTCGATTTCGGCTACACCCAGCCGATCCAGATGCGGGTGGACGAGCTGCTTTCCGGAGTCAAATCCCAAATCGCGGTCAAGATCTTCGGCGACGACCTCGGCGAGCTCGCCGACCTCGGTGAGCGGGCCGCGGGGCTGCTAGGCGAAGTGCCCGGCGCCGCGGACCTCAAGGTCGAGGCGGTGGAGGGTCTGGGCTACCTGGAGATCCGGCTGCACCGACAGCGCCTGGCCCGCTTGGGCATCAGCGTCGCCCAGGTCCAGGAGCTCATCGAAACCGCCATGGGCGGCCGCGTGGTGACCACCGTACCGGAAGGGGAACGGCGCACCGACGTCGTGGTGCGGCTGCCGGTGGACTTCACCTCGCGGGTAGAGAATTTGCGTTCCCTGCCCCTGGCCACCCCCGGCGGCGAGCAGGTGCGCCTCTCCGAGGTCGCCACCATCGAGCTGGCGGACGGTCCGGCCCAGATCTCCCGGGAGGACGGCCGGCGCCGGGTGGTGGTGGAGCTCAACGTGGTGGGCCGGGACATCGGCGGCTTCGTCGCCGAGGCCCAAGAGACCTTGCGCCAGGGCCTCGACCTGCCGGTGGGCTACTACACCACCTGGGGCGGTCAATTCGAGCAGCAGCAGCGGGCCATGGCGCGGCTGCAGGTGATGGTGCCCCTGGCGCTGCTGCTCATCTTCATCCTCCTCTACCTCAACTTCCACGCGGTGCGGCCGGCGGTGCTGATCCTGGTCAACATTCCACTGGCCCTGGTGGGCGGCATCGTGGGCCTCAAGCTGTCCGGGCTCTACCTCTCCGTCTCCGCCTCCGTCGGCTTCATCGCCCTCTTCGGCATCGCCATCCTCAACGGCCTGGTGATGATCGAATTCTTCACCAAGCTCGAAAGAGAAGGTCAGAGCCGGTGGGACGCCATCGTCGAGGGCGCCGAGCTGCGGCTGCGGCCGGTGATGATGACCGCCGCCACCACCGCCCTGGGCCTGCTGCCCCTGGTCTGGGCCAGCGGCGTCGGATCCGAGGTCCAGCGCCCCCTGGCGGTGGTGGTGGTCTCCGGCGTGGTGACCTCGACGCTGCTGACCCTGCTGGTGCTGCCGGTGCTCTACCATCGCTTCGGCGGCGCCGAGATCGCCGCGGCGCAGGTGGCGGAGGTCCATCCCCCGTCCCCCGAAACCGCCGACGTCTACCCCTCGGGCCTCCATGCCGTCGCCCCCATCCCCGACGCCGACTCCGCCGAATCGCAGGGGGCCGGCCCGGAGGAGGCTCCTGCCGAGGATGCCCCCGAAGCGGAAGCGCCACCGGCGGCGGAGTCGACGGCGGACTCGGAAGCGGAGCCGGTGGCGGAGGATCGAGAGCCGGATCCCCGGGAGGAACGAGCCTCCGGCAGCGGGTCGCGCTAG
- a CDS encoding efflux RND transporter periplasmic adaptor subunit, translating to MNAAGYRLRHHSRSSGPGSSSPRRARRPSLRSTAALLAGSALVLLLASPATAREASRVELDPQAEARAGVRVEAVDSQTFDDRVRTVGRIVRSPGATVTVKALVEGRVDELYVAPGDSVKAGQALVTLHSHDLHTLKAQYLRAREAAKLAESRVSAGEQLLALEGISRLELDQRRQQALAARLEVDAVEAEMQHLGFRAGEVAKLFGDPNWEPRLTLRAPNGGVVLDLEVETHGWVERLAPLMMIGDPQRLELELQIPPDQADRVQPGDRVSFVPVGRPELGGTARVITRVPAVDPTTRTVTVRAEILDGGGQSLPGVFVEGTVLHGTAETMPVVPVTAVIRLAGSDHVFVRVASHTYEARPVRIGRAEEGRYEVLDGLRSGENVAVEGVFLLKSALLRSEDAP from the coding sequence ATGAACGCCGCCGGATACCGCCTTCGCCATCACTCTCGGTCCTCGGGGCCGGGGTCTTCCTCCCCAAGACGCGCCCGGAGGCCCTCCCTGCGATCCACCGCAGCGCTGCTGGCCGGGAGCGCCCTCGTCCTCCTACTCGCCTCACCGGCGACGGCCCGGGAAGCGAGCCGGGTAGAGCTCGATCCCCAGGCCGAGGCCCGCGCCGGCGTGCGGGTAGAGGCGGTGGACTCCCAAACCTTCGACGACCGGGTGCGCACCGTCGGCCGCATCGTCCGCTCCCCCGGAGCCACGGTCACCGTCAAGGCCCTGGTAGAAGGTCGGGTGGACGAGCTCTACGTCGCCCCCGGCGACTCGGTGAAGGCGGGCCAGGCCCTGGTGACCCTGCACTCCCACGACCTCCACACCCTCAAGGCCCAATACCTGCGCGCCCGGGAAGCGGCCAAGTTGGCGGAGAGCCGCGTTTCTGCCGGCGAGCAGCTCCTGGCCCTCGAAGGCATCAGCCGACTGGAGCTGGACCAGCGGCGCCAACAAGCTCTGGCGGCGCGGCTCGAAGTCGACGCGGTGGAGGCGGAGATGCAGCACCTGGGCTTCCGGGCCGGGGAAGTGGCCAAGCTCTTCGGCGACCCCAACTGGGAGCCGCGACTAACCTTGCGGGCGCCCAACGGCGGCGTCGTCCTGGATCTGGAAGTGGAGACCCACGGCTGGGTGGAACGGCTGGCACCGCTGATGATGATCGGCGATCCTCAGCGCCTCGAGCTGGAGCTGCAAATTCCTCCGGACCAGGCGGATCGGGTCCAGCCCGGTGACCGGGTGAGCTTCGTGCCGGTGGGACGGCCGGAGCTAGGCGGTACGGCGCGGGTGATCACCCGGGTCCCCGCCGTCGACCCCACCACCCGCACCGTCACCGTCCGCGCCGAGATCCTCGACGGCGGCGGCCAATCCCTGCCGGGGGTCTTCGTCGAAGGCACGGTGCTCCACGGCACCGCCGAGACCATGCCCGTCGTGCCGGTGACGGCGGTGATCCGCCTGGCCGGCTCGGACCACGTCTTCGTACGGGTCGCATCCCACACCTACGAAGCCCGGCCGGTGCGCATTGGCCGGGCGGAAGAAGGCCGCTACGAAGTGCTCGACGGTCTGCGCTCCGGCGAGAACGTCGCGGTGGAGGGAGTCTTCCTGCTCAAATCCGCGCTGCTGCGCTCCGAGGACGCTCCCTAA
- a CDS encoding TolC family protein has product MTLHGRISARTARPPWGVLALVAPLALATSLALAAPLLAEETTTDSRPPAEQRLLSSLEAALVQPMAQAAAARREAQRQEIHAGTAAAAPEVEWQSEGLDSSFGRELNAVDSLRLRKEVPLFGQHKDGRAVRHQADKTLEAAGRLQSLEIAGEAARAWLDLAVTLEQRTLAEHRLTRLDRALLIQRKRLELGEVAGAEVAQLELQRATDDLALRTLAVRQRSLEERLQLLAGDAPTPHGGDLAELVTSLPPVPAEPERSASPYRDAAEQQLLLAEREADWTRGRAWGLPELEFQIQRVPSLEGQSAFESYGLRLAVPLPLGRSGKARKAAAAARTDSANAEVRIATARLEQRLAESQAALQNARETLGELRPLEAELPSTEHSLAEQFRLGAVSYLVYIDGLARLDGLRSQLVDVRRALLQARLELGLLLASEQYFPLPPSLLEDPS; this is encoded by the coding sequence ATGACTCTTCACGGCAGAATTTCGGCGAGAACAGCGAGGCCCCCCTGGGGAGTCCTGGCGCTGGTGGCCCCCCTAGCGCTGGCGACAAGCCTGGCGCTGGCGGCCCCGCTGCTGGCTGAGGAAACGACAACCGACTCGAGGCCTCCAGCGGAGCAGCGTTTGCTCTCCAGCCTGGAAGCTGCCCTGGTGCAGCCCATGGCCCAGGCGGCGGCGGCTCGGCGTGAAGCCCAACGCCAGGAGATTCACGCCGGCACCGCCGCCGCCGCTCCGGAAGTGGAGTGGCAAAGCGAAGGGCTGGATTCCAGCTTCGGGCGCGAGCTCAACGCCGTGGACAGCCTGCGGCTGCGCAAGGAAGTCCCCCTCTTCGGTCAACACAAAGACGGCCGGGCGGTGCGGCACCAGGCGGACAAGACCCTGGAAGCCGCCGGGCGGCTGCAGTCCTTGGAGATCGCCGGCGAGGCGGCGCGGGCCTGGCTGGACTTGGCGGTGACGCTGGAGCAGCGCACCCTCGCCGAGCATCGTCTCACGCGCCTGGACCGCGCCCTGCTGATCCAGCGCAAGCGCCTGGAATTGGGTGAGGTCGCCGGTGCGGAGGTGGCCCAGCTGGAGCTCCAGCGAGCCACCGACGACCTCGCCCTGCGCACGCTGGCGGTGCGCCAACGGAGCCTGGAGGAGCGGCTACAGCTCCTCGCCGGCGACGCTCCAACACCCCATGGGGGAGACCTGGCGGAGCTGGTGACGAGCTTGCCGCCGGTGCCGGCCGAGCCCGAACGCTCCGCCAGCCCCTACCGCGATGCCGCGGAGCAACAGCTGCTGCTGGCGGAGCGCGAGGCCGACTGGACCCGTGGCCGGGCCTGGGGATTGCCGGAGCTGGAATTCCAGATCCAGCGAGTGCCCAGCCTCGAGGGCCAGTCCGCCTTCGAAAGCTACGGCCTGCGGCTCGCCGTCCCACTGCCCCTGGGCCGCTCCGGCAAGGCGCGCAAGGCTGCTGCCGCGGCGCGGACGGATAGCGCCAACGCCGAGGTCCGCATCGCCACCGCCCGTCTCGAGCAGCGCCTGGCGGAAAGTCAGGCCGCCCTCCAGAACGCCCGCGAGACCCTCGGGGAGCTGCGTCCGCTGGAGGCGGAGCTGCCGTCCACCGAGCATTCCCTGGCGGAGCAATTCCGCCTCGGAGCGGTCTCCTACCTGGTTTACATCGACGGCCTGGCGCGCCTGGACGGCCTCCGCTCCCAGTTGGTGGACGTCCGCCGGGCGCTGCTCCAGGCCCGACTGGAGCTAGGCCTGCTCCTCGCTTCCGAACAGTACTTCCCCCTGCCCCCGTCGCTCCTGGAGGACCCATCATGA
- a CDS encoding sigma-70 family RNA polymerase sigma factor, with protein MKELPPNSPPDPHELAALPAQEALTQLVDEEGGRIYRVAMKLCGHPEDAADLVQDVFLEAYRHWDQFRGDAQPTTWLYTIAARACQRARRKRSGEPKVLESLDDLLPRPQDRIPDLATVEEGPLAQQLRKETRERVEAAIAELPEHYRMPLVLKEILELPVADVAQILDLKEATVKTRLHRARLQLREAVAEGLPQRSAPHPNHDRQVCLDLLAAKQEALDRGVPFRVPPEELCTRCQALFETLDLTQNACRQLRQGEMPPQLRQEVVGSFAESAGA; from the coding sequence ATGAAGGAACTCCCCCCAAACAGCCCACCAGATCCCCACGAGCTAGCGGCTCTCCCCGCCCAGGAAGCCCTCACCCAGCTGGTGGACGAGGAAGGAGGGCGCATCTATCGGGTCGCCATGAAGCTCTGTGGGCACCCGGAGGACGCCGCCGACCTGGTGCAGGACGTCTTTCTCGAGGCCTACCGACACTGGGATCAATTCCGCGGCGACGCCCAGCCCACCACCTGGCTCTACACCATCGCCGCCCGCGCCTGCCAGCGAGCCCGGCGCAAGCGCTCCGGCGAGCCCAAGGTCCTGGAATCTCTGGACGACCTTTTGCCGAGACCCCAGGACCGCATTCCCGACCTGGCGACGGTGGAGGAAGGGCCCCTGGCCCAGCAGCTGCGCAAAGAAACCCGAGAGCGAGTGGAAGCGGCCATCGCCGAGCTGCCGGAGCACTACCGCATGCCGCTGGTGCTCAAAGAGATCCTGGAGCTGCCGGTGGCGGACGTGGCGCAGATCCTGGACCTCAAAGAGGCGACGGTGAAGACCCGGCTGCACCGCGCCCGGCTGCAGCTGCGGGAGGCGGTGGCGGAAGGGCTGCCCCAGCGCTCCGCCCCCCATCCCAATCACGACCGCCAAGTCTGCCTCGACCTGCTCGCGGCGAAGCAGGAGGCCTTGGACCGCGGCGTCCCCTTCCGCGTGCCCCCGGAAGAGCTCTGCACCCGCTGCCAAGCGCTCTTCGAGACCCTCGACCTGACCCAGAATGCCTGCCGCCAGCTACGCCAGGGGGAAATGCCCCCGCAGCTGCGCCAAGAAGTGGTGGGCTCTTTCGCCGAATCCGCCGGCGCCTGA